In a single window of the Bacilli bacterium genome:
- a CDS encoding TerC family protein, with protein MLEQLLLFLEIMLINIVLSGDNAVVIAMASKNLPLDQRKKAIWWGAFGAVGLRVVLTVVAVALLKVPYIQAAGSLLLMYIALKLLLEENGHSNVKSAATLFSAVWTIILADFVMSLDNVLAIAAIAKNDFLLIVLGIGLSIPLIIWGSTLIMKLLHKFPVLVYLGAAILGYTAGEMLTEDAKIAQLLHNAHPSYHWLVPLAGALIVIIAGLVKQFAAKKGPH; from the coding sequence ATGCTCGAACAGTTATTGTTGTTTTTGGAAATCATGCTGATTAATATCGTTCTAAGCGGTGACAATGCCGTAGTGATTGCCATGGCAAGCAAAAATTTGCCGCTCGATCAGCGGAAAAAAGCAATATGGTGGGGCGCCTTTGGCGCGGTGGGGCTGCGGGTCGTCCTGACGGTTGTAGCTGTGGCGTTATTGAAAGTTCCTTACATACAAGCCGCCGGTTCGCTATTGTTAATGTATATCGCGTTGAAATTGCTGCTTGAAGAAAACGGCCATTCCAATGTAAAGTCGGCCGCTACGTTGTTTAGCGCTGTTTGGACGATCATTTTGGCCGACTTCGTCATGAGTTTGGACAACGTGCTGGCGATCGCCGCCATCGCGAAAAACGATTTTCTGCTTATCGTGTTGGGTATCGGGCTCAGCATTCCGCTTATTATATGGGGAAGCACGCTGATCATGAAATTGCTGCATAAATTTCCGGTTCTCGTTTATCTCGGAGCGGCCATTTTGGGATACACCGCCGGCGAAATGCTGACCGAGGACGCGAAGATCGCGCAGCTCTTGCACAACGCGCATCCCTCCTATCATTGGCTTGTCCCGCTAGCCGGAGCGCTGATTGTGATTATCGCCGGATTGGTCAAACAATTCGCCGCGAAAAAGGGGCCCCATTAA
- the typA gene encoding translational GTPase TypA produces the protein MNPRNKIRNIAIIAHVDHGKTTLVDKLLRQSGIFRDNEDVAERVLDSHDLERERGITILAKNTGIEYQDIWINIVDTPGHADFGGEVERIMKMVDGVLLVVDAFEGVMPQTKFVLRKALAQGLTPIVVLNKIDRPNARPEEVVDEVLELFIELEANDEQLDFPVVYASALKGVAGTSPDALADDMRPLFAAIIKHIPAPPDTRDEPLQMQITLMDYNEYMGRIGIGRVNRGIVKSGQAIAVLSGDGSRKQARIEKLFGFRGLKRLEIAEAGAGDIVAIAGIKDIQIGDTVCDPAHPEAMPMLHIDEPTIRMTFLVNDSPFAGKEGKWVTSRKLKERLYKELESDVSLRVEDTDNADAFIVSGRGELHLGILIETMRREGYELQVSKPEVIIKEIDGVPMEPMERLIVDIPEDAVGGVMESLGQRKAEMVNMIQYGNGNVRIEFVIPSRGLIGYRTQFLTLTRGYGVMNHAFDHYAPAVLGELGGRRQGVLIASETGVSTLYGILSVEDRGILFVQPGVDVYEGMIVGEHTRDNDIVVNICKEKHLTNVRSATKDETVKMKTAKVFSLEQALEYLNDDELCEITPKSVRLRKKILPKGERERMEKHRKMAESQAR, from the coding sequence ATGAATCCAAGAAATAAAATTCGCAATATTGCCATCATCGCCCATGTCGATCATGGAAAAACAACATTGGTTGACAAATTGCTGCGGCAATCCGGCATTTTTCGGGATAACGAAGACGTGGCCGAGCGGGTGCTCGATTCACACGATCTGGAGCGCGAGCGGGGAATTACCATTTTGGCGAAAAACACCGGCATAGAATATCAGGATATATGGATCAATATTGTCGACACGCCGGGACATGCCGATTTTGGCGGCGAAGTGGAGCGGATCATGAAAATGGTCGACGGCGTTCTCCTTGTTGTCGATGCTTTCGAAGGAGTCATGCCGCAAACGAAATTTGTGCTGCGCAAAGCGCTTGCGCAAGGTTTGACGCCGATCGTGGTGCTGAATAAGATTGACCGGCCGAATGCGCGTCCGGAAGAAGTTGTCGACGAAGTTTTGGAATTGTTTATCGAACTCGAAGCAAACGACGAGCAGCTTGACTTCCCGGTCGTATACGCTTCCGCGCTGAAAGGCGTGGCGGGCACTTCTCCCGATGCGCTGGCGGATGACATGCGCCCGTTGTTTGCGGCGATAATCAAACATATTCCGGCGCCCCCCGATACGAGGGATGAACCGCTGCAGATGCAGATTACGTTGATGGATTACAACGAATACATGGGCAGAATCGGGATTGGACGCGTCAACCGCGGGATAGTGAAAAGCGGGCAAGCCATTGCCGTGTTGTCCGGCGATGGAAGCCGTAAACAGGCGCGCATTGAAAAATTGTTCGGTTTTCGCGGATTGAAGCGACTGGAAATCGCGGAAGCGGGCGCGGGCGACATCGTCGCCATCGCAGGCATTAAAGATATTCAGATCGGCGACACGGTTTGCGATCCGGCGCATCCGGAGGCTATGCCGATGCTGCACATCGACGAACCGACCATACGCATGACCTTCCTCGTCAATGACAGTCCTTTTGCCGGGAAAGAAGGCAAATGGGTCACATCGCGCAAGTTGAAGGAACGTCTCTACAAAGAACTCGAAAGCGATGTCAGTTTGCGCGTCGAGGATACGGATAACGCCGACGCGTTTATCGTTTCCGGCAGAGGCGAGCTGCACCTGGGGATTTTAATCGAGACGATGCGCCGCGAAGGGTACGAACTGCAGGTTTCCAAACCGGAAGTCATTATCAAGGAAATCGACGGCGTGCCGATGGAGCCGATGGAGCGGCTGATTGTCGACATTCCCGAAGATGCGGTGGGCGGCGTGATGGAATCGCTCGGGCAGCGGAAAGCGGAAATGGTCAATATGATCCAATACGGTAACGGCAATGTGCGCATTGAGTTTGTGATTCCCTCCCGCGGCTTGATCGGGTATCGCACGCAATTTCTCACGTTGACGCGCGGGTACGGCGTGATGAACCACGCGTTCGACCATTATGCGCCGGCGGTTTTAGGCGAGTTGGGCGGACGCAGGCAAGGGGTGCTGATTGCCAGCGAAACGGGCGTGTCGACGCTGTATGGCATTTTATCGGTGGAAGATCGCGGCATTTTGTTTGTGCAACCCGGGGTGGATGTTTACGAAGGCATGATCGTCGGCGAACATACGCGCGATAACGATATTGTCGTGAATATTTGCAAGGAAAAGCATTTGACCAACGTGCGTTCCGCCACCAAAGACGAGACGGTGAAAATGAAAACCGCCAAAGTGTTCAGTTTGGAGCAAGCCCTGGAATACTTGAACGATGATGAACTTTGCGAAATTACGCCGAAATCGGTTCGCCTCCGCAAAAAGATTTTGCCTAAAGGCGAGCGGGAGCGCATGGAAAAGCACCGCAAAATGGCTGAATCGCAAGCCCGGTAA
- a CDS encoding YlaH-like family protein has protein sequence MDQEKSLNAWLLYHPWVTYILIFVCLVYIYNKVFRVRKLPLLKEFIVYALLALGSFMLLIFSTKLPVVYSLLSIIAAMLLLRVRNFFTNRANRTKSKQEQIKVQRGDRS, from the coding sequence ATGGATCAGGAGAAAAGCCTGAACGCTTGGCTTTTGTATCATCCTTGGGTCACTTACATTCTGATCTTTGTTTGTCTGGTATATATTTATAACAAAGTGTTTCGCGTGCGCAAGCTGCCGCTATTGAAAGAGTTCATCGTCTATGCGCTGCTCGCGCTGGGCTCTTTTATGCTGCTCATTTTCTCGACGAAGCTGCCTGTTGTGTACAGCTTGCTTTCGATTATCGCGGCAATGCTGTTGCTGCGTGTGCGGAATTTTTTCACAAACAGGGCAAACAGGACAAAATCGAAACAGGAACAGATAAAAGTTCAGCGGGGGGATCGTTCATGA
- a CDS encoding LCP family protein, with amino-acid sequence MICLAGAGYAGYLYLKFDNALENAKLPGTPAEVPKPEAAAHKPITILLLGLDTRAQTGTLNTDVIMTATFNPQTKSATIVSIPRDTYFQPEGYRARKINAFYSVAVRADKEHAPEQMKTWIGDFLGVTIDYVAIVDFKTFEDVIDAFGGIDVDVDMDMRYVDHADGTDINLRKGFQHLNGEQALDFVRYRKSNMGTGPSSDFDRNRRQQQVLAAIVGKLKSIGGVLKLGEIFTAIGSNIKTDMPKKQVQNFLKTYIGIKNDHIRYIPLDGKWVSPYTELNPETLNMAKSALQEELRGEDGNIAPEETEPPATAD; translated from the coding sequence ATGATCTGTTTAGCCGGCGCCGGTTATGCCGGCTATTTGTACCTCAAGTTCGACAATGCCCTGGAAAACGCGAAACTTCCCGGCACCCCGGCGGAAGTCCCGAAACCGGAGGCGGCTGCGCACAAACCGATCACCATATTGCTGCTCGGGCTGGACACAAGGGCGCAAACGGGCACGCTGAACACCGACGTAATCATGACGGCAACTTTCAATCCGCAAACAAAATCGGCCACCATCGTATCCATACCGCGCGATACGTATTTTCAGCCGGAAGGCTACCGGGCGCGCAAAATCAACGCGTTTTATTCCGTCGCCGTCCGCGCGGACAAAGAACATGCGCCGGAGCAAATGAAAACATGGATCGGCGATTTTCTTGGCGTTACGATTGACTATGTTGCCATTGTCGATTTTAAAACGTTTGAGGACGTAATCGACGCTTTCGGCGGCATTGATGTCGATGTCGATATGGATATGCGTTATGTCGATCATGCCGACGGAACGGATATCAATTTGCGGAAAGGCTTTCAGCATTTAAACGGCGAACAGGCGCTCGATTTTGTCAGGTACCGGAAATCAAACATGGGCACCGGCCCTTCCAGCGATTTTGACCGCAACCGCAGGCAGCAGCAAGTGCTGGCGGCCATTGTCGGCAAGCTGAAATCAATCGGCGGCGTGCTCAAACTTGGCGAAATTTTTACAGCGATCGGCAGCAATATCAAAACGGATATGCCGAAAAAACAAGTGCAAAATTTTCTTAAAACCTATATCGGCATTAAAAACGACCACATTCGTTATATCCCGCTTGACGGAAAATGGGTGAGCCCGTATACCGAATTGAATCCGGAAACGCTTAATATGGCGAAAAGCGCGCTGCAGGAAGAATTGCGCGGCGAGGACGGGAACATCGCGCCGGAAGAAACCGAACCGCCGGCGACAGCGGACTAG
- a CDS encoding pyridoxamine 5'-phosphate oxidase family protein: MAEIVAELSDLQLHQLQKEPFVLLGTIDAETSVPVSSAISWVYAPDSRRIRFAIDQRSRLISNIQAAPHVTITFFAGGSVYAASGKAKIAADALEGVPFKLACFEMAVESVKDIMFYGARVSVEPEYEKTYDKRAAEKLDNQVFAAIKKAWFG, encoded by the coding sequence ATGGCTGAAATAGTCGCCGAATTGTCGGATCTCCAACTGCATCAATTGCAAAAAGAACCATTCGTTTTGCTTGGCACGATCGATGCCGAGACTTCTGTCCCGGTAAGCAGCGCAATTTCCTGGGTTTATGCGCCGGATTCCCGCCGCATTCGCTTTGCCATCGATCAGCGGTCGCGCTTGATAAGCAACATTCAGGCCGCCCCGCATGTTACGATTACTTTTTTTGCCGGCGGATCCGTGTACGCGGCGTCCGGCAAGGCAAAAATTGCCGCCGATGCGCTGGAAGGCGTTCCGTTCAAGCTTGCTTGCTTTGAAATGGCCGTCGAGTCGGTAAAAGATATTATGTTTTACGGCGCGCGCGTGTCGGTTGAGCCGGAATACGAAAAAACATATGACAAGCGTGCGGCCGAGAAGCTTGACAATCAAGTGTTCGCAGCCATAAAAAAAGCCTGGTTTGGTTAA
- a CDS encoding YhcN/YlaJ family sporulation lipoprotein — protein MPRLILLFAVMLLLGGCNWFDNGQASPPPRNQIRVKESTQQTQTSPNRTAVADRLEMLAESIPQVRNATCVVFGKTAVVGIDVQGNLDRSRVGTIKYSVAQALQKDPYGANALVTADIDLNHRLAELRDKLRKGEPIAGFADEMSDIIGRIMPQFPHDVAPPAKPPANVDERSRLKNRSL, from the coding sequence ATGCCGCGTTTAATCTTGCTGTTTGCCGTCATGCTGTTGCTTGGCGGATGCAACTGGTTTGACAACGGTCAGGCATCCCCTCCCCCGCGCAATCAGATTCGCGTCAAAGAATCAACGCAACAAACGCAAACATCGCCCAATCGGACTGCGGTGGCCGACCGGCTGGAAATGCTGGCTGAGAGCATTCCGCAAGTTCGCAACGCAACGTGCGTCGTTTTCGGCAAAACCGCGGTAGTCGGTATCGATGTGCAAGGAAATCTTGACCGTTCCCGCGTGGGAACAATCAAATATTCCGTGGCGCAGGCGTTGCAAAAAGATCCTTACGGAGCAAACGCCCTCGTAACCGCAGACATCGATTTGAATCACCGGCTCGCCGAATTGCGGGACAAACTGCGGAAGGGTGAGCCGATCGCCGGCTTCGCCGACGAAATGTCCGATATCATCGGCCGCATCATGCCGCAATTCCCGCACGACGTCGCTCCTCCCGCCAAACCGCCGGCAAACGTGGACGAGCGAAGCCGGTTAAAAAACCGCAGCCTGTAA
- a CDS encoding PhoH family protein, whose translation MKKIYVLDTNVLLHDPNSIFAFEDNEIIIPSVVLEEIDSKKRNVDEIGRNARHVSRLLDGLRAKGHLYDGVELENGGSIKVELNHRSYNKTQEHFGDMTNDNRILSVALNYHLEEKAKKRAKPVILVSKDTLVRVKADVLGVTAQDYLSDRIATFSELYTGCIAIQVHPSLIDAFYSHRVLETKAIKAIREFYPHEFVLLKDEMGSTKSALLKVSPDARKLEPLHLGNEAIWGITARNAQQRMALELLLNDDIPLVTITGRAGTGKTLLALAAGLMKVEDERKYKKLLIARPVVPMGKDIGFLPGEKDEKLRPWMQPIYDNLEFLFDTKKPGDIEKILMGLGSIQVEALTYIRGRSIPGQYIIIDEAQNLSRHEVKTIVSRVGEGSKIILMGDPEQIDHPYLDSTSNGLTCVVERFKEQAASGHITLEKGERSRIAQLATDLL comes from the coding sequence ATGAAAAAAATATATGTGCTTGATACCAATGTTCTGCTGCACGATCCCAACTCCATTTTTGCTTTTGAGGATAATGAAATTATCATACCTTCAGTCGTTTTGGAAGAAATAGATTCGAAAAAGCGGAATGTGGACGAAATTGGCCGCAATGCGCGCCATGTTTCCCGGCTGCTTGACGGATTGCGCGCCAAAGGGCATCTGTACGATGGGGTGGAACTGGAAAACGGCGGCAGCATCAAGGTTGAATTAAATCATCGAAGCTACAACAAGACCCAGGAACATTTCGGCGACATGACGAACGACAACAGGATTTTATCGGTCGCGTTGAACTATCATTTGGAGGAAAAAGCCAAAAAACGGGCCAAACCGGTAATCCTTGTCAGCAAAGATACGCTTGTCCGCGTTAAGGCCGATGTGCTTGGCGTAACCGCGCAAGACTATTTATCGGACAGAATCGCAACGTTCTCGGAATTATATACCGGCTGCATTGCCATACAGGTTCACCCTTCGCTGATCGACGCGTTTTACTCGCATCGCGTGCTGGAAACGAAAGCAATCAAAGCAATCAGGGAATTTTATCCCCATGAATTTGTCCTCTTAAAAGATGAAATGGGCAGCACCAAATCGGCGCTGCTCAAGGTGAGCCCCGACGCCAGGAAGTTGGAACCGCTGCATTTGGGCAATGAAGCGATCTGGGGAATTACCGCGCGCAACGCGCAGCAGCGCATGGCGCTGGAATTGCTGTTGAACGATGACATCCCGCTGGTGACGATTACCGGCCGCGCCGGCACGGGAAAAACGCTGTTGGCGCTCGCCGCGGGTTTAATGAAAGTGGAAGACGAACGGAAATACAAAAAGCTGTTGATTGCCCGGCCGGTTGTGCCGATGGGCAAAGACATCGGCTTTTTGCCGGGCGAAAAAGACGAGAAATTGCGTCCTTGGATGCAGCCCATTTATGATAATCTGGAGTTTTTGTTCGATACGAAGAAACCCGGTGATATCGAGAAAATATTAATGGGGCTGGGCAGCATTCAGGTGGAAGCGTTGACGTATATCCGGGGAAGGTCGATCCCGGGCCAGTACATCATTATCGACGAAGCGCAAAACCTGTCGCGCCATGAAGTGAAGACGATCGTGTCGCGCGTCGGCGAAGGCAGCAAAATCATCCTGATGGGCGACCCCGAGCAGATTGACCATCCGTATCTGGATTCGACCAGCAACGGATTGACGTGCGTGG